The region gctTCCTGTTCGTCTTATCACTGTAAAATAAGGGTGGCCAAACCCAGGCCCGCGGGCCGCAGTATCTCGCCaaagcatttttatttgttagccAACGCGTTGCTGTGCGTGGGCGTGCGTGCGAGTATGTTTATTACAGTTGATGACTATCTGACTACAAGAAAGACAGATCAAAGTGACTTACCTTCATCATCGGGCTCTGTCAGTCTCACCATTGTCCTCTCTATGGGATCATACACGTACTGGTGTTTAAAAGTAGCCTCTGCTTTCAGGAAGTTTTCTCTATATTCGTCAGTAACAGAGAGCGAAGAGCGGTTGAAGAAACTTGGTAGCTTCTTGAGGGCCTGCATACAGAATGTACTCGAATTTTCACAATGGGAACAGATTATTATCTACATTTGTACTTcaaagattgaaaaaaaaaaactttttcagttctcatgctcgtaagttcttatttatgctgtatctaggcgacataaaacgactttttatgctctagtgcataaagtaaaatcttcgtctaagaccaaggcaatcaggtgtaaacagccacaaacaaagaagtttctacatacaTTTGCTAGGCCCTGCTATTTTTGCTAGGCCccgagatacaggctcagcctagttcgGGGTCTGACGGACATTCCAATGTAAATAGATAAGCCatgtgtttacaaataaatttattattattattatttaaaaaaaaaaatttatttaaaactaaaaatcaatcaaatcagtcaaaatagatcaataaaacttacaatttacaactatataataatgcatgaacaataaaaggtgcatatatacatatagtaagtgaacaattgctttcactgttgatatttaatttcctcgccattgaagtgaaaagcagaatgtaaaactcgagcattaatcgcattttccccttgacgtgtctatccaccctggCCATACCGgcttgggtggctatatgaacgtctcggatgaaatggctcgttttttgctcttgttgttcaatctactattttttcgGACTGTTACTGTTAGGCTCagatggcttttacagcttactgGAGAGAGGATGAGCTACCAAAAATGCTTCTCAGCaatgggtaaaaaatatacttacattagCAAAATTGGAATCCTGTGTGGCGTTAACGAATTGCCTAGCCTTTGCCAGCCCAATGCCTGGCAGAGAGGCCAAATAGTCGCATCCAGACATGATGCACATTTGCCGGAATTTGTCAAACCTATAGTGCTCTATGGGACACCGCATCACAAGGGGAAGCTTGCATGTTTCGACTAGCGTGCCCATACCGTCGAGGTCCATTTTAAATAGCACCTGGAAGTGTGTgtcaaataaatgattaatttcAGGGCATTTAACCCATTTATCAGCGTTTCCTCAGCGAgttatggagagagctatgcttggtgtttctctgcgggatcgaatcagaaatgaggagatacatagaagtacaagggtcaccgacatagccaagtgaattagctcgttgaagtggcaatgggcaggccatatagcacggaggacagatggccgttggggccgaaaagttctcgacaggagaccgcggattggcaagcgcagcataggtTTTCCACCAACgtaatggacggatgacctggttaaagccgcgggttcacggtggatgcaggccgctgccaaccgaagcgactggaggtctagaGGGGGAagcccatgtccaacagtggacgtcctacggctgaaatgatgatgatgatgaactccactgttgaacaaaggcctccctgcTAGAATCCAACAAACTAAATCACTTTTCTCCTTCAATGGCTATGTTCtccgagcgatgtggcctggcAATAAGGGTTTTATCCATATCATGAGGTCCATTTGAGATTTctgtcacgcttgtgattggataTCTAACTGAgccttaataattaaattaaacccgTCGCGCGACaaacgacttttttgggtaattttggaccagtaccctatgttaaagggtgatcgaaactagtaacaaaaatcGACTAATCACGAGTACTTAGATACGCGCCACTGTGGCGCGCAGGGCGTTCGACGGGTTAATGTCAATCAGGGTGATGTCATTCCTCCGCGCAGCCGCAGCCTGAGGTCTTGTTGTTTCTTTCTATCATCCAGTATggaatgagggtagaaagacaTGGTGAATGGGATCGCAAGCGCCAGAACGTTAGACAACACGGCCACTGCTCAGCAGGGAAACAACTTAAGCAATGACAAAAATCTATACATCCTTAACGAattgttcctgattcgtcgtaATCTTGTTTCGTCGGATTTCTGTTTCGTCGGATTCCTGTTTCGTCGGATTTTCAATATCAAATGAAACTATGCAATTACCGTGActacttttgtatttaatatttaaaacgtATCTTCTTTTCTGATACTGACTGATTTACTGCATGAtagatttaattatatatagataattCCGACAAAAGAAGAAAACGGCAAATCAGGAATGCGACGAAACAGGAATACGACGAATCAGTAACAATTCATCTTAACTATCGTGATAGTCGCGTATAGGTCAGTCCCCCTCCATACTATATTTtatcgtttacctttacttgcccgaatctcatttgcccgaatttcacttgccataccaacgtttgccataaaatatatagaaccgtgctgttttcaggatttttttaaaagtcatCATATAAATgcagtaagttaggttaggttagtttaatagcaactctgaagaaattactatttcaaaaataaattactttatggcaaatgaaaattctagaaaacgatacattcgggcaaacgatagagaaccatatTTTATACATTGCATTAACATTTAACACACCTTAGTGCAGCCAAACAGTATCAAATCAGAATCTTCCGTAATGACCAACTGGGCTATATTCTTGACGTTCAAATACGCCAACTGAGCGTCAGCCTCGTAAGGGGCCACGATGCAGTCCACATTCCGTCTCCTGCACTCCTTAATGAGACTTAGAGCCATTGCGTGCGTTATGTCTACACTGCGGCGCATGTACGAACGGGCCTCCTCGATCTGGAAATGAATAATAAACAGTTATGTCGGAGACTATGTCAGTGAGCAGCAAACCAGCGAGCGTGTTCTTTATTCATTATGCGGCCGAGTAGCTCGCCACTAAGCATAAACCAGAGGTGGGTAAACTTTCTTAATGATACAGATATTTTAGAGGGCCGAAATTTTTTCAATTCATATATAtatcatcaaaataaaaattatctcaGCCCATATTACTATTCTACACTAGTACGGGGGTCAGTTGACGCTTAATTGCCTTTGGATTTTACCATGTTTATAATCAAAAAGAATGTAAGTAGAATAAGCACTTTTattggataaataaaatatttgtatttgtttgtatttgtattcTATTTGAAGGAACATTGGCGGAAGGAATTGGCCCGCAggccgtactttgcccatcactggTATAAAGCAAGACTGGCCAATAGTTCTAGGTGGGCTAacagttaggtaggtaggtaggttaggtagtaCTGTGGTAGCTCGACGCCGCCTCGGTCTTGAAAAAATTTGTCCACCTAGAACTATTGGCACAATTTTAGTAGTTAGTGAGTTTAGCCAGTCTTggtataaaacaattaaaaaatatcttagacTATGAAAGGTGCAAATCGCATGACTTTATTTGtagttttcaattaattttaatgtaggtaatatGTTTTGTTATAATggataaacaaaatttaaatacttgATGAGTTAAGTATTGGTTTATTTCTACCTCTAAGTTgaacatatataaaaataccTTTCCAAGGCTCAGTAATTCAGCAGCCCTCTTCTTTGATATGTCTCGAGAcctgaaaataatattaatatatatatcatcatcagccggaagacgtccactgctggacaaaggcctaccccttagaacgccacaatgaacgacaactcgccacttgccacccaccggtttcccgccaaataaaaaaataaataaaaatataatctattttttttaatttaatcaatcaGACTCAATGTTTTAGCCAGACTTAAGATCTtgttagaaataataataaataataaaagatatatttattcaatagttTGTTTATTAGTTAGAAGTACATTTTTTGAACTTAGTACATTTTTTGGTGGAGTGTGTATTGACTTAGGATAGCCGTGAGAGGTATTCGAGTGATTTtgacctgttcaatggtgcagtgaatattattttgagatGTCTGGTATAggaagatgcagtacgaatttacaggttcatcaagcactcctttgcagccagataatctggacattGTAATAGAAGTGTTTGACGAATGTGGCCATTGAGTCTTCGAATGAGGCTGGCAAAGTCAAACAGGTGCACATTagcctcgaaaaaaaaataaaaaaaaattacagcacaTTACAAATAACACAGTCAAACTATTAAAAGGGAAAACAATCCAGCTTATGCATGCGCCTTGCAGAACAAAGGTCCTTGGCTAACAAACGCTTAGCtaataaaccataaacatataaTTGACCTATTACCATCTATCTTTCAAATTATAGGCTTGAAAGTCTTCAAATTGATTGTCCAATAGTCTAGTGCCCTAAAGAATTCTAAGTAGTCcatcagttattttattagaaaaaattgtacacatatttttcttttgtcagttcaGAATACAGGCACCTATCGAGGCCTGTAGGCTTTAGGCttccaactgcctgcctgataatttaaataataataataaaacaataaattattaatatattatgcaGTTACAGTTTCGTGTGAGGTCACGCTGTGTGACTCTTTTAAGAACAGCGTGACATCAGAGGCCCCTCACTCgtctttgtaattgtttttgtttgacaaaagaaaaaaatatgttgaatTCTTTCTGATAATTTAAGTGACAAACCAAATAGAatactttttttaccaaatcAAAAAGCCAAATGAAAAAAAGATAATAGTAAATAATACTTACTCTCTCCTCTTGGCTTCAGTCATAGCTTTAGCAGGCAAGTGTCGGCCATCAAACACCAATATAGGCTTGATGTTCTTTGAGAGCAGCATCGTCACATACTTGAGGCAGTACTTTATATGACTGGAAAATAAGAATCAATAGTTAAACTTTGGGTTACCAAATTTACTAGCAATTATCCTGCCTGGGACTGAAGATTAAGTTTCCTTAATTAAAAAGGTTAACTATTGCTAAAAATACCTCCATGTCTTGGCCTTGTTGCAGCTGTAATGGTGaggaataaaattattttgaatacaCCAGTTTGAGAGAATCTTCAATAGAAATAATATGATGTCATGCTATTGAAGTTATCCTTTCATAAATcgattttatgtattttgtaaatCAAATATTAAGACTAAAAGACTTATCAAGGCGACTGAATGTATTTACTTACAATTACCTAATTAttggtaataaataacttttacgACAACAGAATGCCTGTACACAGATGTAAGGGCAAGCGTTTGGTGCACGTTAAAATGGATTTATTCTAGTTTAATCGCTTGTATCATTCATAAATTCACAAAATCTGAAAGGGTTTGAATACTTACATGTCTGTTTCTTCACCGCGCACCAGTTTGTCAGCACAGGCAAAGGCCCCCTTGTGAAGCCAGCAGTAGGTATCTATTACGACTGTGCATCCACCGAACTCGCCTACATTGGCCCGCCTGGAGGCTTTCTCCAAAAATGGGATCAAACCTGTGATACCCATACTGGAtgtttcaaatcatttattaacACGATTGAATAGTACTAAATGCTATAAAGCAGTCATTATGGTATCTTAATACATTATTTAACTAATAAATGCAAACATAACACTGAGCAGAGGATTAAACTAATCATAATTTCTAAAATAAGCCCTAagttcctaaaaaaatattgtgttggGCTGGAATTAAATATGACATTGACAGTTGTTGTCAAAACAACAGAAATCGCGCCGTTTTCCAGAGCATTTACGAAGCTACTAACCAAATCGGCTTAATGTTTTGTTAAGGCAATCCaaaactttgcaatttttaaataacttattattaattattatcaggAATCAAAGCTTTCCTGTGTTTATTTCTCGTTAGCACATGACACATCTGCAAATCGGCCAAATGCCGATGTTATCCCTAACTTTCAATACGAAGCGACTGCGGGTAGTTCAAGATTTGTCGCCATTTTCATAGCAAGGTACTACAGCGCAAATTGAcctctttattttatttgaaactataaaattaaaagaccGGTTGCAGCGTGTGCCTTTATAGTTCTATTCATGTTTTAAATCAGTAAAAATGAGATTTAATCCATTTTTTTTGTCGTCGGCTGCCGCGGTCGCATTGACTTGTGCTGTGTCGGTTGCAGCTTTGTATTATAAAAGTCGGAAAACCGAGATCAATGAAGTGATGGTGTTCTGCAAGCTACAGTACAACGTTTACAATTACTTCGACAAATTGCTCAGCTTCATTGATTCTGCTTCGAAATCCGTTAACGTCTGCATGCCGAGCATCCACAACCCCGCTATACAAGGCCGCTTGGTACGGctgattaagaaaaaaaatattaaaattcgcATCATAATCGATCGAACGGGATACAACGAATCTACGGAGGTTTTCCTCAAAGAACTTATTGATGCAGGTAAGTTTAATTAAACAAGTTGGGCAGGAAATTTATCTTTCGTAGGTAGGTGCACGGTCACAAAGTcacaaatatgtacctattcttTGTGCGAAACAACGCAATGCTCAGCTTTTTGCGTCTcttatgtacttattatttttcaggtgcagaaataaaatgtaaactaaACGAACCGAACCACTTCAAAATGCAACACAAGTTCTGCCTAGTTGACGACCAGATACTGATGACGGGAACTCTGAACTGGGGGAATGACCGCTCTTTCGACCATTGGAACTACGTCTACATCACCAGCAAGCAACAGCTGGTCTATCCTGTGAAGTCTGAGTTTTACCTGATGTGGCATGACTTTACAAGCGACCTGCAACTTGACGTTGACGTTCTTTCCAATACTAGCGACGTCGACTCATCAGAGGATGATATCGAATTTGTCACACGTAATGATAATGACCCTACTGAAATCCTGAGTGCACTTACTGTCACTGCAGAAGACAGTGTCCGGGTGACACCAGAGCTGATTGTGTAGGTAAcacgtaaataaatataaaccaaCATAACCAACAACAAGACAGTTGCAGCAACTTGTTACTGCAACAGTTACGTCCCATGTAATTGCTGTTTAGTAGACTAACTAACTGGCTTTGAGAAATTATCAAATGAATtgttcttaatttaatttttattttatgcaagagacctaatttattatgataatttatGTAAATGCAATTTTAATTCTGAAACATAGGTTATTTATTAGGTAGAGCTGGCCTATGCAATTTTCAATGTCTATTTATTGTACTAAAGCttgtctttttaattttatatttcagtATTGATACCACTTTTTAGAAGAAAAGTGTTTCttcatttctgtttttttattgttattcttaATTTCAATTGTTTACTTAAACTGTCTTTATTTCGTTTTTATAAATTCTCCATTTTATGGTCAGCtttgatttatattttaattttaatattaaataaaatgaaattttaaaatgtgtCGGTGGTGTTTCATTAACAAAAGATTTAGGGCTGTAATTTATTACAGAAAAGGACCAATTTctacaattttaaaaaattctgtGGTAGTTTAGGCTGTGAGTAGACAAAATTTATGTTATACTCATTTGTgggtacataattaaaaaacaataatttacttacttaacacttattttaataaacatacacttaaaaatatttaatcttaTTCACCTCCCCTAATAGCCTTGTATTTCGCTATTTCATTGGGGAAGGTCTTTCCAAGCTCTCCAAGGAGGTGGCTCTTGAACCGCTTGTAAGAGTCTATCTTGCCTTTGACCTCTTCATTCTTTGCTAGAGCCTTATCTATGCAGTCTTTTGTGTACAGCTGGGGATTGCGGCCTTGGTCaatgtaactaaaaaaaaaaatgcttttgggGGATATTCACaacaatttgtaattttatgcattaaattcaggttttgttccgcataccttgattttagagcagcttgATATTTAGGCATAGTTGCATGCACCAAGAGTTGATGCGTTttgtgatcatggcgcatgcaactgtgccgaaatatcaagctgctttaaaataaaggtATGCGCAACAAAAcctgaatttaattcataaaattagtaatgaccgcgatagtgtAAAATATTgcatttgtaatttataatacaagtaAAAGCCTGTCTAATAAAATGAGACttccacttatatttttacaaCAGTGAAGAGGCAAGTGGTTCTTGAgttttaacaggttccctgtcccttGAGGTACATGTGCCTCATGCATTACTTTACtggtacatacataataaaaaaatatcataggacattattgacaccaattgacgtagtcccaaccaaactgagcaaagcttgtacatactatggatactaggcaacagataaactaCACTTACTacaacttatatagataaatacatattaaacatccaaaacccaagaacaaacattgtagaagctttgcttagtttgggactaggtcaattggtgtaaagtgtcccatgatacttATGATACTTATGTAAAGCCAGAATACCATGCTCACTTGTATTTGACCATATTAAACTACAGTAGATTTTGGGTATAAAAGAACCactaattttgttgttataTCTGGAAGATATTACAGGCAAAAGGAAACAGATGCAGACACAGACAGTACAACCAAGGTTGTAATAAATGAAATCCACTGTAATTCAAGA is a window of Choristoneura fumiferana chromosome 8, NRCan_CFum_1, whole genome shotgun sequence DNA encoding:
- the LOC141430517 gene encoding mitochondrial cardiolipin hydrolase-like, producing MRFNPFFLSSAAAVALTCAVSVAALYYKSRKTEINEVMVFCKLQYNVYNYFDKLLSFIDSASKSVNVCMPSIHNPAIQGRLVRLIKKKNIKIRIIIDRTGYNESTEVFLKELIDAGAEIKCKLNEPNHFKMQHKFCLVDDQILMTGTLNWGNDRSFDHWNYVYITSKQQLVYPVKSEFYLMWHDFTSDLQLDVDVLSNTSDVDSSEDDIEFVTRNDNDPTEILSALTVTAEDSVRVTPELIV